One Pangasianodon hypophthalmus isolate fPanHyp1 chromosome 7, fPanHyp1.pri, whole genome shotgun sequence genomic window, CAGTGCTAAGGATTGTGGCGATGATTTCTGGTTTGCCCTAAATACACATCACACTGAGTTTACACACTTCTGTCCAGCCTCTCACCGCATGTTACATTACTTCTCAAGACAGGGTATTACTGTTAATCTAGAGCAAACCTCACATGCACTATTTTTCTTTGTGGCTTTAAGTGGAAGAATTCAGTGGTTTGAGGCTGAATACATTTTAGGCCTTATGAACTAAAAGTAAAAGGATGGTTGAGATGAAACCTCATACTATCTAAAATCCAGATACATTGTTTAAAACTATGAAGATGTACAATttgtacaataataatagtgtgtTTAAGAAAAGATCATTTGATGTGTTTACATTTCAATGCAGCAACCTggaaaaacagtaataatacaCTGAATCATACAGTAACATTAAGAGTAAAGTTAAACTACAACCCAAAAGCATTTACATCCTGAAGCAGCAAAGGAATTTCATTTCTACTGGTAATATTTTCCCCCTGATTCTTACtttttatagaaaaacaagtcaacaccttctgaccaatcgcaattgaggatatatatataagatgAAAGGTGATTTTAAGAAGGACACCGAGTGCCATTTTCATTGCTGTTGCTTATGGGAGGAGAAAGTCACAGGAAGTTTGTGATGTCAGAACCTCACATCATAAATCTTTGACTTGAACTGAGATGTACTCAGTTGGACCTTATGACAGCTCATCAAGAGGACATGCAGTACACAGACCTCAGACCCaagatgatggtgatgttgtGGATTACAGTGatgctttttaataaaactgGTAAGTGGCGATGATTTGTAACATTGTGTTTTCTAATCATATACAGAATGTCATATTAAGCGTAAAAAAACAAGTAACTAACTAGAACAAAATTGCAATGATTGATTGACATAGCTATTCTACTTACACATTTAGgttattaaatgaatatttgaatatttttaatgcatAGCGAAAGTATAATCATTAAAGCTCTAGAGAAATTGTCTGATACAGAGAATGATAATGATATAGAGAGTAAAATCTTTATAAACTGTTTTGtagtatacatttttaatatgtttggACACTTGACCCTTTTTGTTCTCTGGCTCCTCACATTAGATTCTGCACAAAAGAACATTGTCCACCAGCCGAAACTGGTGATCACTGCTACTGCTGGTGATAACGTGACTCTACATTGCTTTCTGTTGGGAGAAGAAAACATTGATCCCATGGTTTGGTACAAGCAAGCAGGAGGACACGAGCCTTCTCTATTGGCCGTGATACAGAAAGGTCAGGATCCCATTTACAAAGATGAATTAAATTCTCCACGGTTCAGAATCGAGAGAGGAAGCAAGAGCTGTCACTTGAGAATAATTAATGTGAAACTGTCAGATGAGGCCATGTATTACTGTGGCTTAGGTACATTTTTACCAACATTTGCAAAAGGAACTTTTTTGTCAGTGAAAGGTAAGCAATTATATCTATACAGGCAGTTTGGCTCATTGTGAAAATGGAcaatattcattaattataatattatgaaGGGAATAATTTtatgaaatctgaatatatatttataaatcctgaatataaaGTTAGAatttaaactaatttttttaattaggtcCTTCAATCCCTAACATTTGCCAAGCTTTTTTCTTTGAACAATTTACTGATATAAAaatccagaagtgttttaagAAGTATGatgcattctttaataaatacaacagcaatttacattttttttatttattaatgaatgatacatcatactttttagccatttatattAATGGGTAACATATggataatatattaatttacagctttacttctgaatGTAGAGAGTTCACTATATAAGTTCCTGTGTACTgcagaaacgataacatattagaatgagtgcgttaatataaacctgtgacttgtagctgcactattgtcagagctgctgttatagaaaattaacaccttctgatcatATAATGTTCTACAAAAGGTTGTGTTAGTGTTTCAGAATAAAGGCAGTTTTTTGGTACAAGAATAAATACGTGAAGGTCTTAAAAGTGAAGGTCTTAGCTAACACTTTACTTAAGACCTATATCATAGGACTGACATGATGTGGAGGATGCCATGTGCTTTTTATGACTGTCTAAGTTGTCaaacattattacatattacaacAGATAAACCCGAGTTAAAAGTGTCAGTGTTGCAGAGCAGCGTGTTGGACTCGGTTCCTGCAGGAGCCTCAGTGACTCTGCAGTGCTCGGTTCTCtctgagagcagagcagcagatcTCCAAGTGCTCTGGTTCAGAGCTGCTCCACCACAATCCCATCCtcaaatcatttacactcatcacaacagcagccatcagtgtgagagcggctcttctacacacacctgtgtgtacaaCTTCTCCAAGAACATCAGCCACAATGATACTGGCACTTACTACTGCGCTGTGGCCGTGTGTGGGAAGATCATTTTTGGGAACGGGACACGAGTACAACAGGAGAATTGTGGTTGGTGTACAATTTGTGTATATTATATGGATTTCATAGGTACAGAAAacatatagaaaaaaattaccTACACAAAAGTAAAGTTTTGTGACAAGTTCTGTGACATGtgttatgtttatttctttgtgaTCATATTATATGTTCATATGTAGATAGTAACTCGATGATTTGTCCCAAAGCAACAGCTTTTAATCCTGTAGTGATCTGTCTGGGAACAGCGTTGGTAATGTGCGGGATTCTGATCTCTGCTCAAGCTGTTTTACTCTGTAAAAGCAAAAACTGTCAGCAATACAGAGGTAAGTGTTTAATATgatattgaaaatgaatttacACTTCATTTCTTACATAAAAATGACTTCAGCAGTTATTTACAATTCAGATtcaattattagaattattagattatgtttttaaagattaatGTTAAAATACAGTAATGAGAATGTTAGCAGTGTCAGATCTTCATGAATAATGATCAGACTCTTCGAATCTCTCCTATATGAGctcttatcatttttttttttccagagagaTTTCAGCATGGTGCTGTGACAAACACTGAGAAGACGAACGCTCAGGTACTTGTTAACTTGTGCAGGAAATGACTCaggataataatcataataacgATTTCCATTTAAATTCAGAACAAAACCTAAATGTTTAAACAGATCTATTCAAAGTTCTTGGATtattacattttgctaaatatACTCTTCAGCAATTCTTATAAAATTCAGTATATTGTTGATATGAATTTAACCTCCTAATCTTGAAAAGAGCTTtataaataaggaatatttattcatatttttattatttagttctaattttatgttaatttccACAGAACCAGGATGCTGTGGAGCTGAATTACGCTGccttacattttaatgaaaagaaaagagcgAGAGAAAATCGAGGTCGATCTCAAGGCAGTGTATACTCTGAAGTGAAATCTTCCACCATTACTCACTTAAATAGTCTTTAATATTATTCTCTGAAATTGTTAGTATTTTTGATCTGCTTTAATGTTTCTGTTCACGAGCAGACTGTGGGGAatcatctgattttttttttactcattgatATTAAATAGAAAGGTGGCTCTATTGTTCTTTGgggggtatttatttatttttctggcatggtttggctccACCCATCTCCTTACATGAAACTGTCACTGCAAAAAAGTACTTCTTCCAGAAACCCTTTatcttatgatgaaacatttctatcctgatgggcgtgATCTGTTCCATGATAACTCCGCCCCATCCACACAGCACCTGTTTCTAGATTTGATTACTTGTAATATAATCTTTTAAACTTTCAAAACACTTTCCTGTCATAAACACCTTActgaaaagaaatgttttctgtaataaTCATCTCACAGTGAGACAATTTgcattaaaactgtttttaagaTGAGGAAATGTCACACTGGTTCCAAGGAGGATCTCAGCAAAGCTTTATTCTTGTCAATGTTCTTCTGTTTGCTTTCCAAAGCACAGTATTGTgtctgttaaatatatatatatacatatatatatatatatatatatatatatatatatatatatatatatatatatttagcaaTAATAAATCCAGCCTGGCATGTACTGGTGTGTTCTTTGCATCTGTAAGTGGGAGGAGTCTGTGGTTTAATTGTGAGAAGAAGGAAGTCTTAAGTAACCTACTTTCCACATCTAGAAAACCAGAACCAAGCACAGCATGCAAATAAAAGAAACCACGAGAAGAGTCCTCAGCTTTTCAGCTCTCTTATAGTACGTtttgagttgttgtttttttgtttgttttttttttcaacaagggaaaaaaagtgCACAATCAGATTATGACTCCAGGTCACCTGGTTTTATTCCACACCAGAAGACATTTCCACCtgctatgtaaggaataaaacatgatatggcattctgtaataggaaaataatcagtgatggggtggtgtgataaagcagagttactgttaccaccatgatgtgatttattcctctgatACCACAGTAATTAGCCaaagattataattttttttatttattaatgaccaatgtacattttatttatttgtacttacatttaatgtcgtgaaacatccacaaaacagtttcctgtcatcacttacattatagtagctataaacagtcattcccttaccagtctctcttttatctcacttttgaagttaatacaccaacaaacgcagcttgtcatgttaaagagaaactgcaaaacctCCCCAGTATGAAGAATTTCACATGTTGGAAAGgtcaaagttacagctttacctctgaatgttacaaagtgctgacaatggagactccttccaaaaatgttacataaatgtctccttatggGACGCTTCATCTTATCAACAATGagaggtttttctttgttaaatagcaatctgtttattattagatttagattacaTGGAGTCTCCACCGTAAGAGTCcctctactgtcagagcttctgttatagaaaattaatcaacaccttctgaccaatcagatttgagtattACCATTCAACAATGAAAATTATGTGACAAGGACTGCTGCCCCATCCAGGGTTTATCTATTCTCGCCTAGATATTCTTGTGCTGTACAATTATTTATGTGAAATGAAAACAGTGGATATTCTTATCTTGacttttctacatatttttttattttattattttttttacataattttattttgtcataCATAAGagattttatttgaataatccaaataaaaacacacttcttTTTACGAAGATGAAAGGCAAAAGTTCTGTGTAAAGTAACAGCACTTCTAcctgaatagttttttttttttttgggttttcttTTTCCACCACAGACATCAGTGTTACAAACACACTGTGTTCCAAAAATAGAAACATGTAGATGGAATGGAAATATGAAAAGGACTTGTGACGTGTaactcagccaatcagatgaaACTCTCCAGTACAAAATACTTGGTGCTTTCATCATTCGATTTTTTTCAAACAGCTCAATTCAAGTATCATTTCACCTCTGAGGATGACTCTAATCTggacaattattttatttctcaacaTATGTAAGTTTTATAAACATTGTATTTAAACAGTCTATAGATACACTTGTGATTCCTACTAGCTGTTTGAAGTTTCATtcactctttatttctcttgttGCATTAtatctaatttaatttattttctagcTCCAGCCCAATCTGTGGATTTTTCCAGACCATCATTTCTCTCAGTGAAGTCTGGAGAACGTGTTACTCTTAACTGCCCATTTGGAGATATTCGTAGGACTGATAGTGTGGTTTGGTACAAACAAAACTTTGGACAGATGCCTCAAAAGGTGGGAGAAAGATTAATATATAAGGATGTCAAAATTTGCCCTGAGTTCAAGACTTCAGGATTTAAAATGGAGGTGACTGATAACGGCATTTCTCTGACAATTCCA contains:
- the LOC113542717 gene encoding uncharacterized protein LOC113542717; the encoded protein is MQYTDLRPKMMVMLWITVMLFNKTDSAQKNIVHQPKLVITATAGDNVTLHCFLLGEENIDPMVWYKQAGGHEPSLLAVIQKGQDPIYKDELNSPRFRIERGSKSCHLRIINVKLSDEAMYYCGLGTFLPTFAKGTFLSVKDKPELKVSVLQSSVLDSVPAGASVTLQCSVLSESRAADLQVLWFRAAPPQSHPQIIYTHHNSSHQCESGSSTHTCVYNFSKNISHNDTGTYYCAVAVCGKIIFGNGTRVQQENCATAFNPVVICLGTALVMCGILISAQAVLLCKSKNCQQYRERFQHGAVTNTEKTNAQNQDAVELNYAALHFNEKKRARENRGRSQGSVYSEVKSSTITHLNSL